One region of Zingiber officinale cultivar Zhangliang chromosome 7B, Zo_v1.1, whole genome shotgun sequence genomic DNA includes:
- the LOC122003496 gene encoding heavy metal-associated isoprenylated plant protein 28-like: protein MAITEMCVHMDCSGCESKIRKALLKLEGVHDVDVDMAQLKVTVTGWVEPKKALKAVRKTGRRAVLWPYPMNADEVMYQQVYNGPAAPPGHRNYPFILNAVPNSYNYRKHGYDDSSLYGYYRRPPHGDIIDEKVVTMFSDDNPNACSIM, encoded by the exons ATGGCA ATTACAGAGATGTGCGTGCATATGGACTGCTCTGGCTGTGAGAGCAAGATAAGGAAAGCTCTGCTGAAGCTCGAAG GGGTGCATGACGTTGATGTCGACATGGCGCAGCTGAAGGTGACTGTAACTGGGTGGGTGGAGCCGAAGAAGGCGCTGAAAGCGGTGAGGAAAACGGGGCGACGGGCGGTGCTGTGGCCTTATCCGATGAACGCCGACGAGGTGATGTACCAGCAGGTGTACAACGGGCCTGCAGCTCCGCCGGGCCACCGTAATTACCCGTTCATATTAAATGCTGTTCCGAACTCCTATAATTACCGGAAGCACGGCTACGACGACTCGAGCTTGTACGGGTATTACCGACGGCCGCCACACGGCGACATAATTGACGAGAAGGTCGTCACGATGTTTAGTGATGACAACCCTAATGCTTGTTCGATCATGTGA